In Vicinamibacterales bacterium, a single window of DNA contains:
- a CDS encoding DUF3825 domain-containing protein, which produces METTPVLRKPADDLFGFAWMPAKNADIPKSEIYYSRLRELADRAQHERWSFDTEQPLVILGNYLRYTFKRLHQEGKIEEGADAARGKIAAFNTGLFTPNYEPIYAFFEANRDPARQPWVLRDFVVESDRRMAFFARRPRAARYFDKPGELIYDPDRELIPNLDHILDENLERYPADLRDNSHRRRMMLQGAVTEAGKRAQMNYKVAIPQFYFGHEGAEPGRIQLLLPLCFESPARADLALVVEREERAYRAFTVLPLDRAYNNARLIARPESDWLPITDQRGNIS; this is translated from the coding sequence ATGGAAACCACGCCCGTACTCCGCAAACCCGCCGACGACCTTTTCGGTTTCGCATGGATGCCTGCAAAGAATGCGGACATTCCGAAGAGCGAAATCTACTACTCCCGCCTTCGAGAGCTTGCAGACCGTGCTCAGCATGAGCGTTGGTCTTTCGACACCGAGCAACCCCTCGTCATTCTTGGCAACTACCTTCGATACACCTTTAAGAGGCTTCACCAGGAAGGCAAGATCGAGGAAGGCGCAGATGCGGCGCGCGGCAAGATTGCGGCCTTCAATACTGGTCTATTCACTCCCAACTACGAGCCGATCTACGCGTTTTTCGAAGCGAATCGTGATCCGGCCCGTCAACCTTGGGTGCTGAGGGACTTCGTTGTCGAGAGCGACCGAAGGATGGCGTTCTTCGCGCGCCGTCCGCGAGCGGCTCGATACTTCGACAAGCCCGGTGAGCTCATCTATGACCCAGATCGCGAGCTCATTCCCAACTTAGACCACATTCTTGACGAGAACCTTGAGCGGTATCCGGCCGACTTGCGCGACAATTCGCATCGGCGCCGAATGATGCTGCAAGGGGCCGTGACCGAGGCGGGGAAGCGCGCGCAGATGAACTACAAGGTTGCGATTCCTCAGTTCTACTTTGGGCATGAGGGTGCAGAACCCGGGCGCATTCAGTTGTTGCTGCCTCTCTGTTTCGAGAGCCCTGCGCGCGCCGATCTGGCTCTGGTAGTCGAGCGCGAAGAGCGCGCGTATCGGGCTTTCACCGTGTTGCCCCTTGATCGCGCGTACAACAACGCTCGTCTTATTGCGAGACCTGAAAGCGACTGGTTGCCGATCACGGACCAGCGAGGCAACATCTCATGA
- a CDS encoding NYN domain-containing protein, whose product MTHHVFIDNSNIFGGAQSMSARVERHVPWPALRVHFRNLALLVEGSQQVGSRVLAGSVPPGNDDLWSYARDMKYETNLLRKIEKGDGRLGEQGVDELLHLKVANLLLDSAEAQALVLVTGDGRVSQFGTGFALQAERALKRGWQVEIWSWKSALSPAFGKLSTAYGAKIRIHDFDKFFKSVTFVKGGYYGPPAVAKIVNLAGRIVAQLPSPLKVY is encoded by the coding sequence ATGACGCACCACGTCTTCATCGACAACTCGAACATCTTCGGCGGTGCCCAGAGCATGTCGGCTCGCGTCGAGAGGCATGTCCCATGGCCCGCCCTCCGCGTTCACTTTCGAAATCTCGCCTTGCTGGTCGAGGGTAGTCAGCAGGTAGGCTCGAGAGTCTTGGCTGGGTCGGTTCCTCCTGGCAACGACGACCTCTGGAGTTACGCGCGGGACATGAAGTACGAAACCAACCTGCTGCGCAAGATTGAAAAGGGCGACGGCCGTTTGGGCGAACAAGGCGTCGATGAGTTGCTTCACCTGAAGGTCGCGAATCTCCTCCTTGATTCTGCGGAAGCGCAGGCGCTCGTTCTTGTTACGGGCGACGGTCGGGTCTCACAATTCGGGACCGGCTTCGCTCTTCAAGCCGAGCGGGCATTGAAGCGCGGCTGGCAAGTCGAGATCTGGTCGTGGAAGAGCGCCCTTTCGCCAGCGTTCGGCAAGCTCTCGACTGCCTACGGTGCCAAGATTCGGATTCACGATTTCGACAAGTTCTTCAAGTCCGTCACGTTTGTGAAGGGCGGGTACTACGGCCCACCGGCCGTTGCTAAGATTGTCAACTTGGCAGGGCGAATCGTGGCTCAACTGCCTTCTCCGCTGAAGGTCTATTGA